The nucleotide sequence CGTCCCGCTCGACGGCGACCCGCAGTCGGGCCGCCCGGTCCAGTGCCATCGCCACCCATGGTGCGCCGCGCCCCGGAGTCGTGCCCCTGGGACGACGAAGGGGCCAGGATCCCCCGTCTCCGGGTTCACCTGGCCCCTTGCAGCCGGTGGGCGATACTGGGATCGAACCAGTGACCTCTTCGGTGTGAACGAAGCGCTCTACCGCTGAGCCAATCGCCCGGTGCGTCGAACATCTTGCCAGATGCTCAACGCCAGAGCGGCACCCACCCCGGCACCCAGTCCGGCACGCCGGTCAGGTGCAGGGTCACGAGCAGCACGCCGCAGACGAACGCCGCGGTCAGCGCGGCGACGGCCAGGCGCACGACCACCGGCTGGCGGTTCAGCCAGGCCGTCCACCGGGCCACGTGCCGACGGGTGAACTCCAGCACCCGCTCGGCCCAGGTGAACTCGGTGGCGAGCAGGAACAACCCTGCGATCACGGTCAGCCAGCCGGGCCCCGGCAGCGGGATGGTGACGATGCCGAAGGCCACGACCAGGCCACCGAGCAGCCCGACGCCGCCCCGGTAGGGGGTGTCCAGG is from Modestobacter marinus and encodes:
- a CDS encoding TIGR02611 family protein, which translates into the protein MAVPGEHVSGRPEPEAPETAQERRARYDADGVHSLRERVAEAGWRRWIAARRSLDTPYRGGVGLLGGLVVAFGIVTIPLPGPGWLTVIAGLFLLATEFTWAERVLEFTRRHVARWTAWLNRQPVVVRLAVAALTAAFVCGVLLVTLHLTGVPDWVPGWVPLWR